From the genome of Carassius carassius chromosome 49, fCarCar2.1, whole genome shotgun sequence:
ACATCATAATGGTATTCTTGATAATCAATAACTTTATAGTCAAGAacacaatattttaaagtgcTTATTATTTCTCAACTCCACAGCTGTGCagtaaaattcactttaaaaGATTCACTTTTCGTTCATGAAGATCACATGACAAATAAGACAAAAATGTGTCCCCTGGCAGAAACCAAGACTTATAAGATAAAAATGATGTGAAATGACCATCATAACCAGTAGATGACAGCAGAGGACCAATCATTAGCTCAGTTGCTATGGATTTATATTAAAGTGGATTTAATAACAAATTTGTAGTACTTTTACAGTGCTAAAGTATGAAGTATAGCAAGTGCAGGAAGTCACTGCTACTGCTGTAGTTTTGTTACTCTGAATTTAGTCTGAATCACTTAATGCACAGGTCTATTTTTGACATCAGCTTGTTGGATGTTTTGTTCCTTGATACCGTTATAACTGTCAATCATAGCAATGACTTGTGGCACAATTTAGCGTTTgtctgcaaggtttgtgaaattaaatgtttattagtcTGAATGATATAAATGCTTATTTGCaccaaacagaaaaacttatcggccaacccagatatttgaaaaatgccaaatattggccaAAATATTGTTGTTGCAATGCCAAATATCGGTCGATCACTAGCATTTATAAATCACTGGTGTGTGTAAATGTACatctattctaatatatttatcTACTGATATTTATATACAGCTTATTAACTTAATCTGTTTCTAACTTCATGTAAAACATTAATGGAGAAGCAAGATATCCGAGAGGTGACTGAGGCCATGGACACTCACAGCTCCTGTTAGCATGTCATACATCAGGGCTCCCAGACTCCACCAATCCACAGCTCGGTTATGGCCGCTTCTCATGAGGATTTCTGGTGCCCTGAAAAAGGGAGAGGACAagagaaacaaagagagaaagacagaatgaatgagtgagagagaaaatgCCAGCACACCAACCATTTTTTGTGCTGCTGTCTTTTTTACTTTGACCTAACTGACACCAGAGGCCCCAAATAAGCCTTCAGCTGACGTGATTGATGAAGGCTCTGACCTCCATGAACTGCTCTGTATGAACGTTTAAGAGGCCACATCatcaaaaaacatgatttttaatcATAACATGACTCTTTTAAGACTGAAGTTCAAGTTGTTAAACACAACACACCCTTTATAGTCTACACGGACCATTTATCTGAGAAAAAGATTCTAATTCTGCTGCTACATTTTTACACTGTCCATTTACATCTAGAAGTAACATGAGCATGAAAAAAGATTGTTTAATTGGGTAATGTGACATTGTACATACATGTACTCTATGGTTCCGCAGAAGTTGTGTGTGACGGTACCGTCGTGGATCGACTCCTTACAGAGTCCAAAGTCTGTCAGCTTCACGTGACCTGAGATGAGAATAAAATGAGCACATCCAGAGGAGAACAGTCTTTATTGAACAGGCAGTGGTGCAAGACTGAGGACTATCTGggataaaaagtgtgtgtgtgtttattaccaTTGTTACGGAGCATGATGTTCTCTGGCTTCAGATCTCTGTAAATAATGCCTTTCTGATGAAGATGACCCAAGGCCATGGAAATCTCTGCCAGGTAAAAGCTAGaagtaaataaaactataaataaataaatgaaaattcaaaatgtaaatgcTTTCACAATCCAttgatttgtaaatattttgttaaacaaatcgttcaccccaaaatgaaaaatgttataattattattttatcatgctCATGCATATTTTAATCctgtatattgttatttttttatatattatttattagagGTCAAACAAATCATAATATATAGTGCTACAGTCATATAGACCGCTTTAAATGTGATGTATTTCTTTTTGAAGCTTAACAGCTTGAGACCATGAATTGTCATTGTATGATAAATACCTATACACAGTACACTctcattaaagtatttaaaaataattaaatatgtggAAGTTAAACAGAAAAACGAacagcatatgggtttggaataacatgagggtgatcACAGATTtacaaatttcaaatatttgctCCATCAAACCATCAAATCAGCATTCGGGTTGGTTGTACAAACTACCGTTGTGAAGCCAATGAATTGTGAAAGCCTCCCGCACGAGATCAACGTTTACACAAAACAGAGGCATTTCATCCAGATAGCAGACAGGTCATCTTGACATGAGAATGACCTATATCCTGATAAGACTAATAAAGCTCCacttttatttaacctttaaccAAGCAAATTAATTAAGAACAAGTTCATGTCCTATTTTCAATAACAGCCACTGACCAGGCTGTGTCCTCCAAAAAGATCCCCTCCCTCTCCAGCTGCATGAACAGCTCTCCACCTGTTACAGAAACAGAAACTTGATTCCAGATACATTCTCTTAAACAGgtcttgttttcattttttttctctaaaccAAAACTACTGATTAAAAAGCACCGGTAGCTGTTTTGAACTCACCGCTTAGGTACTCCAGGATGAGGTAAAGTTTGCCTCCTGTCTGAAAGGCGTATATGAGGTCCACAATGAAGGGATGCTTAACTTCCTCTAGGATGCTCCTCTCTGCTTTAGTATGAGCGGTGTCCTTTGCATTGCGAGCAATCATGGCCTGTTAAAACAGACAATAGTAACAGAATACATTATGCACTGGAGGGTTGTAACACCCCTAATcacagctgtgaactcatcaggCGGGGGTCATTAATGCTTTTATTGTTGTTGCAATAAACAGACGTGTGCAAATCTAATTTGGGAATGGAATCCGGAGCATTTCAATCATGCAAACCACAGAGAACAATGCAGCATCAGTCTCAAAATGATCAAACTGCGTCCATGGCCTCTGTACACAGCCATCGCTTGCTCTTCTTCTGTTCTAGAATTGTTTAAACAGGGTTCCTACACATATTCAAAATTCCAGACTCAAATTTTCAAACCTCCAAGTAGATTTTCAGGCCATCTTTAACATAAATGGTTCATAGATCATTATTTTTAGCTTTACATTTGCTATATAGTACAGTCATctgtaaatattttcttttctcaggggtttatttatttattttttcaaggtGACAACATATAGAGCCCCTACACAAAAAAGCTCACAGACTTTTGCATGCacacaataaacttttttttttttttttcaagaaactaTTGACATGCACATTTGAATTTTTTGTGTGCTAACGCATTACAGTTTCTAGCTTTATATATACTATAACCTATTTTTTTTGTTCGTCAATGCCATCTCACTATGAAGAAAACGAGAGCATGGatgcaaatgaataaataaggatATGCTTGCAAAAAATTTGGCTTTTCTTAGGGTAGTACGTCTAATGTCAAGGCCTTATGTCCATTTTAACACATTTATGGTGGCGGAGAAACACGAAATGGGCTGACGGTACATTGCGGCTGTGTGCATTGTCCTGTTTGCCAAGTTCAAGGGTCTTTCAAAAAACtggtgctgtaaaaaaaaaaaaaaagtgttcaaaatttgtttttctttttagcaGTACGTCAATTTTCAAAGACTTAAGTTTGCGTTAACGCATACTCTGTGGCAGCCAAAAAAACACACCATTATAGAAAACTAAATAGGGGCAAAGATCTGGAaatgctttctttttttccattcttTTCCAGACCTGGAAATTACTTGAATCAAATTCCATACTTTTCCAAACTGCGTAGGAACCCTGATTAAAGATAATTTAGCTAAAACAGCTACAGTGTACAATGAAGAGTCTACTAAGTAAGTACTGATAAGAACAGAGCCACATTCTGTTGGTATGCAAATCTGGCCAGCTGAGATTGCATTATATTGTGACCACATCATCTTTCTACCAAGCTGATAAATGACCAAATCTCCCACTCATCTGTGGTCTTGCCAAAATAGACCCTGTGAAGCAAAGCATGCTATTATTATAAGCCCTtgtgttttaaatatgttaaactaACTTTTTTAAGAAAGTAAAATTCCTATTGAATGCTACTGTGTGTTTCTGTTATGATCTACTTGTTTGCAGATGTCAAAATAAGGGAATCTACTATTAAACCATTTATTAGTTGTTGTGAAAAGGAAACACGCACTTAAAATATACATACAATTAAACAATCTTTACGGAAACTGTTTATAGGTAATGACGAAACATTACTTTAACATTATTGACAGGCCTGCAGCAAACCACACCAATAAAACCTGTTAACCAGCCGGACCAGGCATGATGGAACCCCCAAACTGAGTCTCAGGGAAAGACCAATTATTGTGAATTTTGGGGTGCCATACCTTTTTCAAGACCTTCATGGCAAATATCTTCCCAGAATCTGCCCCAGTTACCTTGCGAACTTGAAAAACCTGTTTGTTAAACAGAAAAGGActgttaaagtgcccctattatgccatttcgaATATTGCCTTTTATGCAGTGTGTAATGTGGCTATTACATGTGAATGTAAACAAGCTGCAAAATACAGAACTATGGCAATGGGCATGGTAATATCTACAATAAAAATCtgcaaatgaaaactaaaaaaatgtaaacaaaaatgaatggacactatttagcaaggatgcattaaattgatcaaaagtaacagtaatgcCATTTAAAGtgatacaaaagatttatatttgaaatgaatTCTGCTCTTTTGTGCTTTCCAACCATCAAAGTCCCCTGGAAAAAATTTAtgaaagcagcacaactattgcaaatatgacaaataaatgacattttaaactcttttaaaatacaaatcatttattttgatttataataatatatcacaatattaatttatttattgtaatcaaataaatgcagcataagaagcttctttcaaaaactctttctgacccaaaacttttgaacagtagtgtacattattTTAAAGCCCATATTATGTGTTGACACTACACCACATGCAGGGAGGAAACACTGGGTAGCACTGCTAGTCTTCCTTACCTTCCCATATCCTCCTTTACCCAAAACACGAAGCAACTCAAAACATTCTGGACGAATCTGCTCTGTGCCTGGATTCACACTGTTCTCGGAGATTTCGAACTTCTCGCAGTCTTCCATACTGCTCcaaaacatcaaaatgtatttagaaATAATAGAAAATATCAACATGTTAATCAAAGAGAAGACATTTCACTTCGAAATTAAAATGACATCatcaaatttaaacaaatataattatttttgaatTGCAAGTATCTTTTTGACATACTCACAATTCAAAGCCACTGCACTGGTCCAGGCATTCATTGCCCCTGGCCTGTGGACAGACACAAACTTTTGGTGTTTATGGTAGGTTTACAGAGTGTTTGAGGTGTGGAGTGGACTGCAGTTTTTTGTATCCCTGCAGCTTTTCCACCAAATGCACAGTGTGTGTTAACGCTCAATCTATAGCAGTGACTGATGCGCACTGGCTCTTCTCCATCAACCGGAGTATAAGGGTCTCTGATCACATTACAAGACCCAGTCTAATCTCTGCCAAACTTTTTGAACACTAcacatcaaaagtatattttGCTTTCCGTGATATAAAATTAACTGcggctgaaatgttttaaaaattaatatcTCTCATATTTCGTATGACTCTGAAGTCTGTTTAGTCATAAAAGTTTGACAGTATATTAAAACAGACATCTTCATACACCTGAAGTAATGTTAGGTATCCAAATATGCAGTCTAAGCAGGTAACAGTTAATGCTAGATGTGTTTCTAGCTGGTCTGGGTTGGCCATTAGCTATTATATCCAgctaatatatatacaaataaactacactccacaactttatttttaaatgtttccacCTATAATAGTGGTATTGCCATGTTTTGTCATACTTTATATATCACGATAAGTACTTTCTACATTTTAAACCATGTAGAATCATACAGTACCATGGTAAATATTAAAGTACCGTGGTATTGTCATCTGATAGTTTACTACTGTACAGCCATGGTACTTTCATGCCGTGTTTCTGAATCGTGTAAGGTGCACCGGATCTATCCTCAGGCCGGTCCAGGCGATGCGGAAAATCTCGGTTACCGGCTAGATACATACCCCGTCAGCGAGCTCCTCGTCTGACACGTTGTCCTCCAGGTCGATATCAAAAACACCAGCCATTGTCACTGTCTCTTTACACAATCCAGTACCGGAATAACAGTGAATACGGACATCTCATGGTCCCGCAAGACTCACCGCCGCCATAACCAGCGGTGCACTACGTATCCCTACAGAGATTAACTACCCGTAAAAGATAAACACAGCGAATAGCGAATTTCACAGAGGGTCAGTGCGCAATCTGCTCATGCACCGGAATGTGTAAAACAACTGTCAACAACTGAATTAACGTTTTTGTTCAGTTAAACAAACGAATAATTTTACTCCGGAAGGTTGTAGCTGAGGTAAGTGGGTGTATGTACGGATACAAAAACGCGTCATTCTGTGTGTATTGGCAGCTGGTTTTAACTTGTAGTACCGCCGCACTGCCAACAGGTGTCGACAAAAGACCTGCCGATGTTTGCGCTGTTAAACCTCGTGGATAAAAGCAACGGCATAATCAGTGCTACTGCAGgtgtacacacacaaaaatacagttttttttgcagtatacatttatatttgggtGTTATGatatcattcaaatattttttgttgcTTGAGCATATTTGATTTGGTGTAGAATATCTAGTGTAGGCCTATACTGTATGCGTAGGTTTGGGAGGAGATCGATATGAGAGAAAAGTTCAGTCATTTGGCCACTATTTGATTATTCA
Proteins encoded in this window:
- the LOC132132231 gene encoding ribosomal protein S6 kinase beta-1-like, which encodes MAGVFDIDLEDNVSDEELADGARGNECLDQCSGFEFMEDCEKFEISENSVNPGTEQIRPECFELLRVLGKGGYGKVFQVRKVTGADSGKIFAMKVLKKAMIARNAKDTAHTKAERSILEEVKHPFIVDLIYAFQTGGKLYLILEYLSGGELFMQLEREGIFLEDTACFYLAEISMALGHLHQKGIIYRDLKPENIMLRNNGHVKLTDFGLCKESIHDGTVTHNFCGTIEYMAPEILMRSGHNRAVDWWSLGALMYDMLTGAPPFTAENRKKTIDKILKCKLSLPPYLTQEARDLLKKLLRRNASTRMGAGPRDVLDVQAHSFFRHMNWDDLLAFKVEPPFKPFLQSADDVSQFDSKFTSQTPVDSPDDSTLSESANQVFLGFTYIAPSVLENIKEKFTFEPKYRSPRKLLGSPRTPVSPMKGEGEDGWSRGPPFPEVPTTTASLLPPTDAPMEVSNVEQMDNCSNMEVSAPLTIKKPLGSNTGSFMKPAYPAGGRRPKNLRMNH